The genomic interval GGATTACTCATCCTTCCACTTTACCTTGACTCTGTCTCTTTTTAAGGATCTCAAATACCACAGATCGCAATTCATCCACTGGCTGTTGAGAGAAATTAAATACCATTAAGTGAAAACAAATGTGTTACTCATACATGTGTGTCTCTTTGATTCCCTGTTACTGCGAGCTCTTGCCTAAGCAGTAACTGGAATTAGCTCATTTCAAAATAATATCAACCAAACTATGTCTTAATCATTCTAATTAGTAAATCTTGTAAGTGTCTATGACCCATTCAGATAAAATCTGTCAggagttttttttgttgaaatgtgCAAATTACAGCATAAACAATAGAACATGAGCATTCATCGATCATATCACGCACCTGCAGCGCTTTTGTGAAAGAAAAATTAAATcacataatttaaaataacattaaaatacataaataaatgtacatatacaAAAGCatggaataaataaatgaaatatatttaacTTGAAGGAATAACTCAccccaaaaatttaattaagGAAGCGATCAAAGTGAACATGCAGATTccctcgcacacacacatataagtTTTAATGTTGCTAACTTGCCATTCATTCAGGTCACCCTATGCATGAAAATACAATACAGTCCTTCAAACGTATAACGAGTTACACTGCTAATTTGAAAGTCCGTAATACAATCTAGTACGTTATAATACGTACGTTTACAATCTAGTAGGCCGATATATTGGCAGGCCGATATTGCGCATTTTCCAAACTATCGGTATCTGCATTTATGATGGCcgataaattaatatttaaaaaaaattataaaaacggATGAAACTCCGCTCAACCACATTATGAGTGTTGGCGTTTCATAGTTTGTCCACCAGAGGGCAGTCTATATCGTGCCAGTTGGCAACACCAGCTGATCCAGCAAGAGTCATGCTGCACGCTGAACATTCACAAGTTCACAACTGAGATCATCCGTGAAGAGcatggtcacaagacatacatTGCTTGAATAACAATTAAAAGAAAATCCCCATCAGTTCTCTTAACTCAAATAAGCATGGCAGCATTTGTGACTGCCAAGTCCATTTTGGCTGTTACATGTAAAGGAAAAAAGCAAGTTGGCATTGTAATAAGGTATGCCATAAGGCAATAGGGACTAAcaatttcacacacacaaaaacatcagaagttcttttgtttctgttttttttatatatatatatatatatatatatatatatatatatatatatatatatatatatatatatatatatatatattgcaatatcGGATTTTTAAATCACCAAATATTTGTACCGGTATCggccttaaaaataaaataaaaataataatagttagCATCCagacacattggccctcatttatcaaaagtgcataGTTATAAAAAGATGTTTtgccatttatttttatattaaactcTTTTTCTGTTGAAGTTTGTCTTGTTGAATAGGGTTactatattattttattgttacaaacttttatgtttgtttgtattagttggTATGACCTTTAGGTGAGGCTTCAGAGAGGATTTCAGTTCTGATTATGGATTGGCCCATTTGGAAACTTGGCCCATTTGGTTTAGCTAAAATTAGCACATTgttgctgttttgttttgtttttgtacagttttttttttccttctcctGCACTGTAAATATTTTTGCACCTTccaataaaacacaatttttgGATTATGCATACTAGGGCTGGGACGGTATGGATTTTTTCTTACCGCGGTTGAAAAGCAAGAAATTCCTGTGGTTCAGCGGTAAACCTCTTTTAAACCCGTGATATTTAAAAAGATGATTAGTTTGTGCCGCACTCAACAAAACACGCAACAGGGGCACACACTAATCTTTTCTATAGTttgctctgtaaattaaattgagagtataactaatgcatatatgctattttaaatactGTAGTCTATTCCAgatatatagcctacattttaaaataataaatgctcAAACATCCATTTCATCCATGTTTATTTTCCGTCAGTGAAACAACACATACAgcctgtaaaacatttaaatgattataagtaaataagtaaataatggTAATCTTAAGACTAtaagaaaattaaatatatgtttaaaaaaatatgttttatagcCTATTGCCACGCAAAGATGCGGCATGCCGGTCTGCGCTTTAAGATGAATGTGGGACACGAGCTGGATAGACAGTGTCTCAAATATCTTCGTCTTCATGTTTTCTCCTGATGTTGCAAAGCAACACTTGTTGTAAAACGTCTGAAGAGCGAATTTTATCATCCACACACAGTGTTAGACATTTAGGCACTGCTAGagaaaacaaaagtaaaatCGCTGCGTGTGAACtgcgctattcaaataaacttgaaGCGCCACAAGTCTAATAACAAGCACAAACTGTGTTAAATAAAATTTCGTCCTACAGTGTTTTTCTACTTTACCACAGTAAAAGATGTGAATGGGTATAATAGACTTAAGCAAACGAAAGGAAGAAACGTTTATAATTCCCTGTGGAAATGAGTGTGACACGAGTGAAGGTGGGAAAATGAACGAGAGTTCCTGTGGGATAAAATGAACTAACGTTAAAATTCACTGAAATCTGAATTTTTGATGACCAGATcacaaaacagaattaaaaagtTGGCAAATCTTGAATTGGGCTcagcctccctctctcatttggTATGAATCCATAGCCAGTTTTCATAGCTGTACATTTATTTCCCTTGTAAAAGCTTTGTGCTTCACCCCTGTGGTAAAAACCACGTAAAGCAGTGTTCAGAGTAGCCTATAGTAAATTAtatctttatatttattatataccaGCAGCCAtttcaccctgtagcccaagacaggtttcccactgaagctaagcagggctgaccCTGGTCAGCACCTGGATGGGAAACCAACTGGGAAACCGGGTTGCTGCTGGtggaggtgttagtgaggccagcagggggtgctcaccctgtggtctgtgtgggtcctaatgccccagtattatgatggggacactatacagTCAAAGAGCactgtccttcggatgagacgttaaaccgtggtcctgactctctgtggtcattaaaaatcccaggatgtcctgcgataaagagtaggggtgtaaccccagcatcctggccaaatttgcccattggcccctgtccatcatggcctcctaataatccctatatataatgattggcttcatcactctgtctccaatcagctggtgtgtggtgggcgttctggcgcaatatggctgccgtcgcatcatccaggtggatgctgcacactggtggtgattgaggagattcccccttttatatgtaaagcgctttgagtaccttgaaaagcgctatataaatgtaatgaattattaattattataatattattaaaaaataataataataaaaatcacaatAAAGTGAACAAGCTAGTTTTTCTAGCAAAAAATATGAAGGCTGGAatgtaaacctttttttttttttgcggtgATGGCTGTGACGATCTCAGACCCGAGGTAGGCATCACGTGACCGCCATATTGTGGTAAAACGGTAACTGTCCCAGTCctaatgcatacatttttttgtaaagcACATTTTCTTTACCACTCCAACTGGTTGGCCTTCCTACAATATTGATCTGTCAAAACTGTACTGTCCTTTAACAATTAACCAGTTAATTATGAGCATTCCTactatttctattttttttgtcaGCTCTTTGGAGGCTTCTCATATTACcagactaaaacaaaacaagccATAAGTCAAAGAAATtacaatcaataaaaaaaatgatgcaaGTTTCAGAGATACTGACCTCTCTCACTACACGGACGGCCTCCTGAAACATGGGCAGGACCTCCAGGTTTCCTTCTTTTTCCATCAGTCTGGCCTGGCAGATCCAATATTTAGCAAACTTCTGTGCCAATGGAACCCGAGACAGCACATCTCTGACCTGTTCCACCGGGAAACCCTGTCACAAAGACACAAACAGCATTGGATAAGTTCTCAATATGCATGTTTGCACCCAGAGGAAAGCATCATCTAATCCGACTCATATTCGTATACATTAATAAAGGAGTGCAATGAAACTTGTACTGCATAGCTCAAAAAAAGACAACAATAAAATTCCGAGCCGTGAGACTGGAGTAAAACAATGATAAACATGGTCCATTTATGCCAGAAAATGGCAAACACTTAAGATCCGCTGAACCAAAGCTGGACAAGAAAACACTGTGATTAGGGAAATTGCATGCAAGCAAATGTTTAATGCTTGCATTGCATGACAATAGCACATTTCACATATTCAGCCTTTACTGATAACTTTACTGCGGCTATGCAGTTGGTTGCCAACTTGCTTATTATGCATGACGAATAATGTTGCTAAGAGCAAAAATGCGTTCCGCTTGAATGATCATTCCTAATGCCCCTCACTTTGGTGCTAATGTGTGAAATGCCAGAATTGTGTGGACAACATATTTGTGTATTTACCGCAAAAGTCATTCTGGTAATTGTACAGTAATTTAACATGATTGCTGTGTGAAAGCAGGTTTTGTCTAAACAGTTTTAAAGTCCCTGTAACGGCAATTCTGAGATTTGTTTCTAAACGCATTAtaaatgtaagaaatgtattgctGAAACATGTTAGAAAGACTGTGAAGTGTGAAATGTGTAGTACTGAGTTTAAGTTTTCCACCATTTTGGTGTTCAGGATTTTTTGGGTGGAGCTACAACGGTGGCTCAATGACGCATTGGAGCTACTGAGCATATGGCCCCTCCCCCAACACTATCGTAACTAGAGCACATTTGCATCAATTCGCCTGCTCGATTGAGAGTTACTGTCAATACCATTAGTTACTACAGCCTACAACTTAAAAAACAGCTTACAATACAAAACAATTATGCACAGCTGAGGATCAccaccaagcggcaacctcccgcgatctctcttgaagccaatacggaagtaatgtaaactgtaattcctaaactggccactagggacaggctccagaagggagcagaatctcattgagccccatgttaaaattctcaactttaaagcagaaaaaaacatgtttacagcctggtacaaattgtggttttggcttataaggctaattttgatcttcatgacaactctgaggggggtgaatttttttataactcattcgtttcctttatattaagccttaaggttctgcataattaagggcgttgttacaagtggatagccatttatccgccgtctatagttattgcgtcacctcagctccgcgcacatcccgcctttttgcccattttctgttatccgggagtgacacgcgttgactcgctcacaagatggcaacgcccagctcgcccctactttaagcttcagaacggcttatcagaatcctatgggtgacgtcacggacactacgtccatatttttttacagtctatgatcaCCACCAACGCCTGCCTCGGCAGTGACTACACGGGATAGTTTTAAAATCTTTCATCGTAGACTACTAGGATTCACAGATAATCCGTTGTAGAATGGGACCGAACTGATAATCTCCCGCCCGGACCTTCATCCTCCCGTCTAGCCCAACATCTGGTGCCGTCGTAAACTGTACGCTAGTGTTGTCTTGTGTGCTTACGGCAACTTTCCTGTGAGTGGGCAAGGTTTCGGCGCCGACAGCGTTTACTGAAAAGTGCATTTTTCCATGGTCACATAAACATTGCAGCTAAACCATATAACAATGGTTAAAAGTTACAACTAGATCCAGACATTCCCAATCAAGATCAGTGGTTCCCAACTTTTTTactcaaaaatataattatgatGGTGATAATTATatgtaaataattaatataaacatTGAAGGCGGTGCCAATGGGTGTCGTCACGGTACCCagctatttaatttaattgcgCAGTACAATCATAACAAAGTATATACATTATCATAAGTTCATAATTCTTTACACATAATATTGCTGACCATAACCTGATAATCATAGAATATGCGCGGTGTGCAAAATCTGTGAGTTGCCCGAGATGGGCCACTGCGCTTCTCGttcgatgtgtgtgtgtagtaaaTGAAACTCACACAGAAACATCAaggattcatatttaaattgtctttttgtagttagCTACGTCTTTTAAACATAGAAAGCATTCTTATGAAAGGGTAAAAACAACATTTGCTTCATGTAAACAAACATCAGAGTCTTAATCAGGGTAGATGCCTGGCAAACTGTCTGTCTAAAAGCAAAAATGTGCAAAGGCGAGACAGTCAATGAGTCAGAACATTTTTGATACATATCAGCTATGTTTAGTGAATTTGTGCCAGTCAGATTTCACTGCTGGCTGTTTTGATCAGCAACTCAGATTTCCATGGAAGAGCATACTTTGCATTACCCCATATAATGCGCATTCATTcaaaggtggggtaagtcttatttcaaaaccgttttagaaaaaggacacgggccgagtggaataacaaacttgtagctatagagttgttcatgataacagtttgtgatcgctatgactcaaatcttgtcataattgtaatgtaatatgtcattagctggactgtgtgcttgtgtactatcgagttgttcatgaaaACAGTAtgattttgtgatcgctatgactcTACTTTTTTCTTAATTGTaatgtaatatgtcgttagctggactgtgtgcttgtgtactatcgagttgttcatgagaactgtttgtgtgtttttgtgattgctgtaactctaatcttgtcataattgtaatatgttcgttagtttgactgtcttgctcgtgtactatcgagttgttcacatgaacggtttgtttttgtgatagaagggatgactttttcattgaatattcgacctgccatagccgttgatgcctctgctctgggttacgtatgtgtggggcagcgctatcaaaataggggcgagacccttttgggggtaggggcgtgtttgttttggtgatttgaaataccaacagcggttaccagatagcacttaccccacctttaatcaCACGTTTAAAAAGTGTAAactcatataataataataatagtaaaaataCCTGCTGTAATAATTTAAGGCAGTCATCTAGAGACCGGTCCACAGCGAAGACAATGTTGTGAACCTCATCATCATTCTCGATAGATGTCCAGTATGGCTGAGGAATAGCAGAGACCGTCTTCCTCCTCACCAGCCGGACAGGCATGGGAGGACGTTTGTATGTGATGCCCCTTGATTCCCGCCACTCATGGAGCTTACGCCTGCACAGAGATTACTTgattacacaaaaacaaactaCACTTATGTCCCTAAAGGggtcatttttttaatgttagttaatgcaatagaatgcaaaaaaaatgacagtgaaCACTACAGCACTCGCACTATTAGCACCAATCCAAGAAACATAACTGAACAAGTCAATCAAGGTCTTCAGGAATTATAAGACCCTTTTTGCACAGGGTAATTATATGAACTTAGAATGAAGTTATAGGAACTAGCTGCTAACAAGGTGTTTCCCTAAGAACTAAAAGTTCCCCTAGGGCCATTTTCCTAGTTGCATTTGCACCACCAGTAGAATCTCTGAAGTGACGTAAGCGTCGCTTTTTGTTGTGACTTATTTTGACGTCACTGAGAAAGCACTGAGACTCATATTAGACTCACATTCTCTGTCTTCATTAGTTTACGATCAGTTTAACAGCCCTGTCTAATGTTATTAGAGAACTTATACAAATAAAGTACACAGtatatgaaaaagtggtgatTGCCTTGTGGGTGATATCCAGTGTCGCTAGTTTAGCAGAAATACATAATCGTGTTTCGCTTGGTCCCCTCAAAGTTGCATTAGATTTCCTCTCTATTGTAAAGGTTGAGAGATATATTTATCACTGTGTTTCATGTTTGTAGAGTTAGTTTGTGaagtaaatatataggctataatcTGTGTGTGTAAATGGCTCTTAAAAACATGGCAGGTACTTGTGTTCCGCATGGCATGCGTTTAGCCAATCAGTGTATACTTACATCACTGGTGCTTCCTATTGTGCTGGGTTAGACCATACTCTGAAGTATGAGCTAAGTAAGGCCCACAAAAGCCATTCAAAGAACGAAAATATTCATAGTTCCTACCAAAAAGCAGGCATTTCCACCATTATTTCTAGGAATTATAAAAAGGTTCATCCAGTGCAAAAGCTACTATATAGACAGCTACATGCAGGCAAGGGTTGATAAGGGTTGGAGCTTGAGAGCCAGAGTTGAGAAACCCTGCTTCAGACAGAAGTAAACTTACAGTCTCTCCTCCTGAGCCTCAGTCGGCTTCTTCATTCCATCTACTGGGGCTGTTCGGACACCTTGAGTACTGGGACAGATAGTGGATTTAGGGGTCTGCAAATGCACTGCAGGCTTGGCCTGGCTGGGTCTCTTGGCGGGCTGCTGATGCTCTTGGTGCACAGTGGTTGTTTGTGGCAATACACAACTCTTGGTGTTTCGACCGAGGAGTTTGGTAGAAGCAGTGGCATTAGTTGGTTTAACAGTAGTACGTGGTTTATTTTTGATGAGCGCTGATCCTTCAGTGTTTGCAGGTTTAGATAGAGTTGAAGAGACACTTGTTCTTGTGGCTCTGTTTAAGACTGAGCAATGCAATTTAGATTTTGTAGCATCAACTTTTGTGATAACGCATGAAATATCCTTTCTCTGGTTCACGTCAGATCTGTTTGTTGCCGAATTTGATTTTCGGCTTATGGGCTTACTGCTCTGAGAACTGCTGTTGTTAATTCCAAACTTTGGTACAGCACTTTGACTTCTGGGTTGCTGTGTGAGCTTTGCCTGGATTTTAGAAACATTGTTTGTCTGAATTTTTGTCCCAGTTGAGTTCATTGGTCTTTGACTCCTCAAACTGGCAGTTGAGATTGTTTTGATGGCTACTTCTGGTAATTTCTTAGCCAAAGGCCTTGAAGACTGACGCTCCGTCTTGGTACGGGATGTTTGATCTGTACATCTAGCAGCAGAGATGCCATATCCAGACTGTGAAGGACCACACACTGAAACAAGACTTGATTGTCTTGTCTTTTGGCTTCTACTTGAAGCATGGGAAGTCGGCTGGGTTTGAAGGGGTTTGTGTTGGCCTCTTTGAAGACTTTGTAGATGAGTCCTATTTTCTGCATTTTCCTCAGATTTGTGTGGTTTCCTTGGATTTTGAAGAGAAGCAGTTCTATTGCTTTGTGTCTTCAAGACATAAAAGCCTGCCTGGCAAGTATTACGGGAGCTACTGGAAGACTGTCCTGGGGCTTTGGTTAGTGAATGGATGCGAAGTCCTTTTTTTGAGGATGTGTTTTTATTAACCTCTGCCAATGTATTCACTTTCTTCACTTCTTTTACATGTGTGCCATTAATGCC from Pseudorasbora parva isolate DD20220531a chromosome 3, ASM2467924v1, whole genome shotgun sequence carries:
- the ckap2l gene encoding cytoskeleton-associated protein 2-like, which translates into the protein METVTEGDVSKLSKIEQRKLKLAEYLAEKGRLKAPNPKPYLKEKPCTKKPVENNQKAKIRGDEKENCGINGTHVKEVKKVNTLAEVNKNTSSKKGLRIHSLTKAPGQSSSSSRNTCQAGFYVLKTQSNRTASLQNPRKPHKSEENAENRTHLQSLQRGQHKPLQTQPTSHASSRSQKTRQSSLVSVCGPSQSGYGISAARCTDQTSRTKTERQSSRPLAKKLPEVAIKTISTASLRSQRPMNSTGTKIQTNNVSKIQAKLTQQPRSQSAVPKFGINNSSSQSSKPISRKSNSATNRSDVNQRKDISCVITKVDATKSKLHCSVLNRATRTSVSSTLSKPANTEGSALIKNKPRTTVKPTNATASTKLLGRNTKSCVLPQTTTVHQEHQQPAKRPSQAKPAVHLQTPKSTICPSTQGVRTAPVDGMKKPTEAQEERLRKLHEWRESRGITYKRPPMPVRLVRRKTVSAIPQPYWTSIENDDEVHNIVFAVDRSLDDCLKLLQQGFPVEQVRDVLSRVPLAQKFAKYWICQARLMEKEGNLEVLPMFQEAVRVVREPVDELRSVVFEILKKRQSQGMSPMPKEPEAVETRVHDEQEVGDVMCTPKPVGALICGMRGDSSVVKYKITATPGGKRSQQGAESGHVDGHQIRFFTPVRRSVRIEKTAVRFPTALQEHDPCVTSLCDLAGESKEEIEGSNTRPQSSPVYVYRENEALKDHVQVKLVYPEDDEA